Genomic DNA from Manihot esculenta cultivar AM560-2 chromosome 15, M.esculenta_v8, whole genome shotgun sequence:
TTGTGGAGAGAGGATGCACTTCTTTCCACTTGGATTAATCACCAGTTTTCTTCTCTTGACTAAATAGCTCTAGCTTTGGGCAGTTATATACCTTTCTGTATACTAGCAGATAATGGTGATGTTAAATCTCTACTTCTAAGTAGTTTGTTAGATGTTCATTGTGCATTAGATCTTTACCTGAGGTTGTTTTTACATAAGCTTTTTCAGTGTGTATTCACACAAAAGATTGGTTAAGATGCTATTGTATTGGTAGTGATGGGACATACTGcatcataaattatttatttgcataggattctgaatgatatgtttgtgatttgGTAAGAGAAATTTCTTATAGGAGACTTCATGTGACATAATTTCATGCCTACACAGGAAAATCAGCAGACATCCATTATGGAACTGGTGCTATTTCTGGCTTCTTTAGTCAAGACTATGTAAATGTTGGTGATCTTGTGGTCAAGGACCaggtaattttaatttgaagctCTGTTTTTACTTTATGCAATAATTACATTGATTAGTTGGTGGTCTGCATTTACTAATCAAGTTGTTTATTTAGGAATTTATTGAAGCAACCAAGGAGCCCAGCATCACATTTTTGGTAGCAAAGTTTGATGGCATACTTGGACTCGGATTTCAAGAGATATCCGTTGGAAAGGCTGTACCTGTGTGGTATATAATTGGACATTGCTCTGTATTAATAGTAGATTATTCATTTTCGTTGAATTGATTATACCTAAGATAACTAAGAGTTTTTGGGGCTTCAATGTTATATATACGTGACTTTAGAAACATCACAGGTACAACATGGTCAATCAGGGTCTTGTTAAAGAACCAGTTTTCTCATTTTGGTTTAACCGCAATGCTGATGAAGATGAAGGGGGTGAGATTGTTTTTGGTGGGGTGGACCCCAAGCATTACAAGGGTGAACATACATACGTCCCTGTGACGCAGAAAGGGTATTGGCAGGTTGGTTTTCTGAGCACCTCTTAACCATCTGTGATATTTGTATATCTGTTTCCTCAGTATTCTGAATTTACCTGTTTTTCTTGTGTTGGTAGTTTGATATGGGTGATGTCTTCATTGATGGTAAAACAACTGGTAAGCAAAAAGTAATGATTTTGACCCCCTTCTTTTTGGTAGGGGGAGGGTTGTTGGAAGATGGATTTGGGGGAGCGCCATTCCTATAATTGTTTTCTTCCTGATTTTTCAATCTGTTTCAGGAATTTGCGGCAGTGGCTGTGCAGCAATTGCTGATTCCGGAACTTCTCTGTTGGCTGGTCCTACAGTATGTATCGATTATGTTTTCTTTCCACTATATTTGTTGGGTCCATCTTACCTGATAGGACTCTCCAATCCTTGTACTATTTCTAATAGATAGATGCACCtgcatttcttcttcttttaatgGGGAAAAAAGCAGGGAGGTAGGAGTTCCTAGAAGAATTTCACGTAGccctatttttaattataaggaGCCATGATGTAGCCATGCTTGCTTCTGAATGACAAAAGGGATGTCATTTGCTGAAGGAGCTAACGTGCCCCCACGTAGACCTGTTATTTTTCCCCAGGGCATATAGTGAATTATGTTTGTACTTTCTCCAATTGACTATCTTTCATTTCATTTGGGCATTTTGCTGAgggtataatttatttattcctTACTTGATGACAGCATGTAAGGTCTTTTGTCTATGATCTGGTTGTCCATTTGATTTGAAGTATTTAGACAAATGGTGTTCCCTATTTTGCAAGGAACCATGCTTCCTTTTTAGCTTTTGGGCTTTATGCTATGTTGAATGATATTTGGTAGCATTATCCTGTGGCGGTTGATGATGGTAAGTGTTTGATGAGTACTTTTAGTATTGGCCGGTGTTTGACTTGTACTGTTTTTGCATTGGATATACAGGGCATCATTGCTGAAGTAAACCATGCAATTGGAGCAACTGGAGTAGTTAGTCAGGAATGTAAAGCTGTTGTTGCTCAATATGGAGAGACCATAATTGAGATGCTATTAGCAAAGGTGCCTGTTAAGTTGCTGTGCAGCATGATAAAGTTCTTCATATTTTCTGAtgttttcctttttcttgttGATTCTCTAATTATCATCATTACTATATATGGCAGGACCAACCACAAAAAATTTGCTCACAAATTGGTTTGTGCACATTCGATGGTTCTCGAGGTGTAAGGTTGGAAACGGCTAGTCATTGCATCTATTAATATATATCTTTTGCTGTTTGTCCATGTAAAATGTTGGTTAAAGGACAAAACATTTTTTTATGTGATCAGTATGACAATTGAGAGTGTTGTGAATGAGAATAGTCAAGAAGTGGCTGGTAGTTTGCATGATGCAATGTGCTCTACTTGTGAGATGGCAGTCATTTGGATGCAGAATCAACTCAAGCAGAATGCAACACTGGAGCGCATACTTAACTATGCCAATGAGGTAAAGTCATTACACTGTAGCATTTAATTAAGTTCTATTCACGTTTGCTGATGCTATGATTTTGTAATTGCAGCTATGTGAACGATTGCCTAGTCCAATGGGGGAATCAGCCGTAGATTGTGGTAGCTTGTCTACCATGCCTAACGTTTCATTTACAATTGGCGGGAAGGTTTTTGATCTCTCCCCTGAGCAGGTATCATTGAGCATTTGACTGTGTTTGAAACATCATCATGAACATCTCTATTTGTCATGTTTAATCATGTCAGTTGGAATTTGAGTTGAGAAATGATTAACCTATGGATTAGAAACCCCATCCCCACCAACACCCCTACAAAAATCATCTCACTTCAAGGAGTAGCATAGTTTTCCCTAATCAAAGCATTTATGTGGAATTTGTTGAATCTGTCTTGTTGACTCGTATATTTCTGGTGATGCTCAGTATGTACTCAAAGTGGGTGAGGGAGAAGCTGCTCAGTGCATTAGTGGATTTACAGCTCTAGATGTGCCACCACCTCGTGGGCCCCTCTGGTATGTGGATCTCTTTTTATTAGACGTGCAAAATCCTTCatccatattttttatttttgatagtcTCGTTTGTTTGTTGGATGCTGAAACATCGAGTTTAATATTCACTACATTGCAGGATACTGGGAGATGTTTTCATGGGTCGGTTCCATACAGTATTCGACTATGGTAATCTGAGAGTTGGATTTGCGGAAGCTGCATAACCTTTACTACGTTGTTCTGTTTTGTGTTGTACACCCTTGACCTTGCTCCATCTGTATGCTTTTTACGTGAAAGTGTCGTGGTTGACTTTGAAGGGCTTGAACTAAACCTCGTGTAAATATCAGAACAGCCTTGTTATGTTGTGAAACTAGTACTGAACCTTCACTGCATAACCTTACTACGTAGTTCTGTTGTGTTGTGCACTCGTGACCTTGCTCTATCTGTATGCTTTTTACGTGAAAGTGTAGTGGTTGACTTTGAAGGGCTTGAATTAAACCTCGTGTACATATCAGAACAGCCTTGTTATGTTGTGAAACTAGTACTGAACCTTCACTTCTCGGAGTCTGAAGGTTGACTATCATGTGTGTTGGAAAAGAGaacctcaaataatcaatgTGAATTTTATAATCATCAGGCCTATGCGCAACCTAGTGTGAACGCAAGGGTGACTGCCTATTATTCTATTAGTTTATCTTTGTTATTGCTGGGTAGCTGAAGATAATACACAAAGTTCGTATCGTGGGAGAGAAGAGGcggaaaacaaataaaaaaaaaagagaaaataaagaggaaaaacTTATCTAAGAAGCTAAAAGTCTGTGTTTCACATGCTTGCTTAGCTTGGTGAGTGATTCGTTCAACTGCAATGTGAACCATTCATCATATTAAAATGCGAGACAGGAAGTTTGATATCAAAATTCGGCCATTAAAGTGAACTCACTCGATGCCTAAACCTATATAATACTTGGGAAAGTTCTTTACGCAACGGGCAAGTTGTAGCGTTATTTCAAAGCTCTGCCCTGTTACTCTGTGGCCGTTGGAGGCAGCATGAGAAATTGGATGTCCTCCTGAATGTTGAAACGGCAGAAAATTAATTGGTCTAACAATCCAATGATTCCTTTGAGGCGAAAAAAGTTTCAATTGGCGTGACCCTTTTAAAAACCATTCAATTTACGCGGCCGAGTCTGGTCAAGGGCATCTGAAAAATTACCCTTATAATTGAACCTTTTAAGATGCCTTTGCTGCTGCGTCATGGTACCTTGTTCGGTGGGCAGACTTTCCTAACTGATTTCTGAACTGAGCCAATCCTTTTAGGTAGGAAGCGTAGAAAGAATAGAATCATCAACAGTACACTGCTCAAGTTTAGACAAAATGGAGGACCCTAGTATAGCGGGCACGTTTTGCTTCTTGTATTGTATATCTGGAAAAAGGGGTGGGATCAAAGTTAGAATCCATATTAAAGGGGGTGGGGGTGGGGGGTTTTGGCACCGACTAGCTGCaaagggcaattgatgaccCCACTGTCTTGGTCAATAGGAGGCAAAAACATGGAAAGAAAACGAAAATTTGGGGAATTGTAGGACATATCACCTTTCACAAATGGAAATTGCTTCATGATCACTCAAACACATATACCTGAAATTCTAATCCCTGTTTCCGCCACTATATTCAAATTAGAACAAACCTTTTGGACTTGTGTTTTAATGTAGTGTTATCTCAGAGACAAACTTGGCTGAGCGTGTTTCTTCCTTGATAATTATGCTCTTTATTTTTGGTGGTAGATGCCCCCTATTACTTTTCTTTGACAATGATTCCCCAAATCAAAAATCGCAACGCCTGCAGCCTATTCCTGTGGGCCTTCTCGCAAGAGTCATACTACACGCTTCTGTCCGttgatgtaattttaattagctATCAATTTCACCTTGAAAAGTTTGGTGCCAGTTTTAATCTTACCAACATAATTTCAAAACCCATTAAACCCACAATCATGTCGATGAATTAAATTTCTCTATTTACAGGATTAATCATACTTCATATTAATCGGCACATTATACGTTATTGATGGTGCCAATTTTATACTGTTTTCGTTGTATGATAATAACAAGTTTATAAAGAACGTCAGATATTGATTAAACTTTTTGGTTTCATTAAGAAAGAGGCATATAACAGCTTGCCAAACGCCAAAAATGTTAAATTTGCAAACGCGGCTCAGCATAGTTTGCCTTTTTCCGCCGCAAAGACCTCGTCTCTAATTTGTGATTATTCCTTATGATTACCCATTAATCACGCTCCCTTGCCTCATGTTCATCACGTGCCGTCAATCTTCATGTGGATGGCTTTATCCGTATCTTGGCCCAACTGACCACCGCCCAGAAGCGGCTAAGCTGTCAAAGTCCTCTCTCCTTCTGCCACGTGGCCCACCCTTCGTCAAGGAAATGAacaagaatatattttttaaaaaaaggaaaatagaaaTAGGGGCCAACGAACAAGAAATACGCTTTAAATTTGGCTACAATTAAAAGATAATTCCCACTTAGAGTATATTGGACACCAAAAACAAACG
This window encodes:
- the LOC110601409 gene encoding aspartic proteinase A1 is translated as MGTVLKPITAAIFLCFLLLPLVFAAPNDGLVRIGLKKRKLDQNNLVAAQFESKEGESLQASIKKYYLRGNLGDADDIDIVSLKNYMDAQYFGEIGIGTPPQKFTVIFDTGSSNLWVPSSKCYFSLACYFHSKYKSGHSSTYKKNGKSADIHYGTGAISGFFSQDYVNVGDLVVKDQEFIEATKEPSITFLVAKFDGILGLGFQEISVGKAVPVWYNMVNQGLVKEPVFSFWFNRNADEDEGGEIVFGGVDPKHYKGEHTYVPVTQKGYWQFDMGDVFIDGKTTGICGSGCAAIADSGTSLLAGPTGIIAEVNHAIGATGVVSQECKAVVAQYGETIIEMLLAKDQPQKICSQIGLCTFDGSRGVSMTIESVVNENSQEVAGSLHDAMCSTCEMAVIWMQNQLKQNATLERILNYANELCERLPSPMGESAVDCGSLSTMPNVSFTIGGKVFDLSPEQYVLKVGEGEAAQCISGFTALDVPPPRGPLWILGDVFMGRFHTVFDYGNLRVGFAEAA